A portion of the Pseudomonas sp. PSE14 genome contains these proteins:
- a CDS encoding NADPH-dependent 2,4-dienoyl-CoA reductase, with protein MSTPASPYPHLLAPLDLGFTQLRNRVVMGSMHTGLEDRLWDFGKLAAYYRERARGGVGLIISGGFAPNREGWLLPLGSSLTSGLQVPAHRRLTQAVQREGGKILLQILHAGRYGYHPLVVSASPIKSPISWFSPRELSERGILRTLAAFVRCAKLAQAAGYDGVEIMGSEGYLLNQFLCPRTNQRRDRWGGDLGNRMRLPLEIVRRIRRALGERFIISYRLSLLDLVEGGNSWDDVCTVARALEGAGMDLLNTGIGWHESRVPTIVTSVPRAAFAEVSARLRRELRVPVIASNRINTPDVAERLLAEGHADLVSMARPLLADPQFVAKAAAGRAEAINTCIACNQACLDHAFANRRASCLVNPRAAFETELRYRKARVHKRIAVIGAGPAGLSAACVAAERGHRVTLFEASGEIGGQFNLAKRVPGKEEFHETLRYFAVRLRDLGVEVQLGRRIAQGELQGEYDEVIVATGIRPRTPQIPGISHAKVLSYLDVLRGAPVGEKVALIGAGGIGFDVASFLLAERDGPQPLGDWLGQWGIDLDNATPGGLIPPLAVAPRRQLWLLQRTPGQPGAGLGKTSGWVHRAHLRHHGVHMLGGVEYRRIDDDGLHVRIDDREQCLAVDNVVICAGQEPLLELQPTLAAQNLRYHVIGGANVARELDAKRAIREGAELAARL; from the coding sequence ATGTCCACGCCCGCCTCACCCTACCCTCACCTGCTCGCCCCGCTCGACCTGGGCTTCACCCAGCTGCGCAACCGCGTGGTGATGGGCTCGATGCACACCGGGCTGGAAGACCGCCTGTGGGACTTCGGCAAGCTTGCCGCCTACTACCGCGAGCGGGCGCGCGGCGGCGTCGGGTTGATCATCAGCGGCGGATTCGCGCCCAACCGCGAAGGCTGGCTGCTGCCGCTGGGCAGCAGCCTCACCAGTGGTCTGCAGGTGCCGGCGCACCGGCGCCTGACCCAGGCGGTGCAGCGCGAGGGCGGCAAGATCCTGCTGCAGATCCTGCACGCCGGGCGCTATGGCTATCACCCGCTGGTGGTGTCTGCCTCGCCGATCAAGTCGCCGATCAGCTGGTTCAGCCCGCGCGAACTCTCCGAGCGCGGCATCCTGCGCACCCTCGCCGCCTTCGTCCGCTGCGCGAAGCTGGCCCAGGCAGCCGGTTATGACGGCGTGGAGATCATGGGCAGCGAGGGCTACCTGCTGAACCAGTTCCTCTGCCCGCGCACCAACCAGCGCCGCGACCGCTGGGGCGGCGACCTGGGCAACCGCATGCGCCTGCCGCTGGAGATCGTCCGGCGCATCCGCCGCGCGCTGGGCGAGCGCTTCATCATCAGCTACCGGTTGTCGCTGCTGGACCTGGTGGAAGGCGGCAACAGCTGGGACGACGTGTGCACCGTCGCCCGCGCACTGGAAGGCGCCGGCATGGACCTGCTCAACACCGGCATCGGCTGGCACGAGTCGCGAGTACCGACCATCGTCACCTCGGTGCCGCGCGCGGCCTTCGCCGAGGTCAGCGCGCGACTGCGCCGCGAGCTGCGGGTGCCGGTGATCGCCAGTAACCGCATCAACACCCCGGACGTGGCGGAGCGGCTGCTCGCCGAGGGTCACGCCGACCTGGTCTCCATGGCCCGCCCGCTGCTGGCCGACCCGCAGTTCGTGGCCAAGGCCGCTGCCGGACGCGCCGAGGCGATCAACACCTGCATCGCCTGCAACCAGGCCTGCCTCGACCACGCCTTCGCCAACCGCCGCGCCAGCTGCCTGGTGAACCCGCGCGCGGCTTTCGAAACCGAGCTGCGCTACCGCAAGGCGCGGGTGCACAAGCGCATCGCGGTGATCGGCGCCGGCCCTGCCGGGCTCTCCGCCGCCTGCGTGGCCGCCGAGCGCGGGCACCGGGTGACGCTGTTCGAGGCCAGCGGGGAGATCGGCGGGCAGTTCAACCTGGCCAAGCGGGTGCCGGGCAAGGAGGAATTCCACGAAACGCTGCGCTACTTCGCCGTGCGTCTGCGCGACCTGGGCGTCGAGGTGCAACTGGGCCGGCGCATCGCCCAAGGCGAACTGCAGGGCGAGTACGACGAGGTGATTGTCGCTACCGGCATCCGTCCGCGCACGCCGCAGATTCCGGGCATCTCCCACGCCAAGGTGCTCAGCTACCTCGACGTGCTGCGTGGCGCGCCGGTGGGCGAGAAGGTCGCACTGATCGGCGCCGGCGGCATTGGCTTCGACGTCGCCAGCTTCCTGCTCGCCGAGCGCGACGGCCCGCAGCCGCTGGGCGATTGGCTGGGCCAGTGGGGCATCGACCTGGATAACGCCACGCCGGGCGGGCTGATCCCGCCGCTCGCGGTGGCGCCGCGTCGGCAGCTCTGGCTGCTGCAACGCACGCCCGGCCAGCCCGGCGCCGGACTGGGCAAGACCAGCGGCTGGGTGCACCGCGCGCACCTCAGGCATCACGGCGTGCACATGCTCGGCGGCGTGGAGTACCGGCGCATCGATGATGACGGCCTGCACGTGCGAATCGATGACCGGGAGCAGTGCCTGGCGGTAGACAACGTGGTGATCTGCGCCGGGCAGGAGCCGTTGCTGGAATTGCAGCCGACGCTGGCGGCGCAGAACCTGCGCTACCACGTCATCGGCGGCGCGAACGTGGCGCGGGAGCTGGATGCCAAGCGGGCAATCCGCGAGGGCGCGGAGTTGGCAGCACGCCTTTGA
- a CDS encoding SRPBCC family protein, whose product MMTLPSRTLSVRIERRWGEAYEFLAAPQNFPRWASGLCHAIEPLQGDLWLAQTPQGPLRVRFSPHNAFGVLDHAVLPEDSPAIHIPLRLIANGDGCELQLTLLRQPQMDDATFERDAQWVEKDLQAIKVLLESA is encoded by the coding sequence ATGATGACTTTGCCCTCCCGCACCCTGAGCGTCCGCATCGAACGACGTTGGGGCGAGGCCTACGAGTTTCTCGCCGCACCGCAGAATTTCCCGCGCTGGGCCTCGGGGTTGTGCCATGCGATCGAGCCGCTGCAAGGCGATCTGTGGCTGGCGCAGACACCCCAGGGGCCGCTGCGGGTGCGCTTCTCGCCGCACAACGCCTTCGGCGTGCTGGACCACGCGGTGCTGCCTGAAGACAGCCCGGCGATCCACATTCCCTTGCGGCTGATCGCCAATGGCGATGGCTGCGAATTGCAGCTGACCCTGCTGCGCCAGCCGCAGATGGACGACGCTACCTTCGAGCGCGATGCGCAGTGGGTGGAGAAGGATCTGCAGGCGATCAAGGTGTTGCTGGAGTCTGCGTGA
- a CDS encoding DMT family transporter has translation MPTPPWWMFVLPLIAGACLPLQAGINGQLAKQVSSVLAAALISFFVGTMGLLVLTLANREFPSLNALRELPWWQWCGGFLGMFFIFIAAFAAPRVGALMFMVLVLAGQLGMAMTLDHFGWAGFREAPVSGLKIAGMAAIAVGIWMIRKG, from the coding sequence ATGCCCACGCCGCCCTGGTGGATGTTCGTACTACCCCTGATCGCTGGCGCCTGCCTGCCCCTGCAAGCCGGCATCAACGGCCAGTTGGCCAAGCAGGTGTCCAGCGTGCTGGCCGCCGCGCTGATTTCCTTCTTCGTCGGCACCATGGGCCTGCTGGTGCTGACCCTGGCCAACCGCGAGTTCCCCAGCCTCAATGCCCTGCGCGAGCTGCCCTGGTGGCAATGGTGCGGCGGCTTCCTCGGCATGTTCTTCATCTTCATCGCCGCCTTCGCCGCGCCGCGCGTCGGTGCGTTGATGTTCATGGTGCTGGTGCTTGCCGGCCAGTTGGGCATGGCCATGACCCTCGACCACTTCGGCTGGGCCGGCTTCAGGGAAGCGCCAGTCAGCGGGCTGAAGATCGCCGGCATGGCCGCCATCGCCGTCGGCATCTGGATGATCCGCAAGGGCTGA
- the idi gene encoding isopentenyl-diphosphate Delta-isomerase, with product MTDIQVILVDEHDNPTGTMEKHAAHHLGLRHRAISVYLFNSAGELLLQRRAQGKYHCGGLWSNSCCGHPYPDESVQHAAERRLREEMGVQVALRKLFEFSYRLELANGMTEHEYGHLFGAIDDQPPQPDPEEADDFRYITLADLETEMTAHPERFTPWFRLCYPSFRQYLQDHGGLATLSAS from the coding sequence ATGACCGACATCCAGGTGATCCTGGTCGACGAACACGACAACCCGACCGGCACGATGGAGAAGCACGCGGCGCACCACCTGGGGCTGCGCCACCGGGCCATCTCCGTGTACCTGTTCAACAGCGCCGGCGAGTTGCTGCTGCAACGCCGCGCGCAGGGCAAGTACCACTGCGGCGGACTGTGGAGCAACAGCTGCTGCGGCCATCCGTACCCCGACGAGTCGGTGCAGCACGCCGCCGAGCGCCGGCTGCGCGAGGAAATGGGCGTCCAGGTCGCACTGCGCAAGCTGTTCGAGTTCAGCTACCGCCTGGAGCTGGCCAACGGCATGACCGAGCACGAATACGGCCACCTGTTCGGCGCCATCGACGACCAGCCGCCGCAGCCTGATCCCGAGGAAGCCGACGACTTCCGCTACATCACCCTGGCCGACCTGGAAACCGAGATGACCGCCCACCCGGAGCGCTTCACGCCCTGGTTCCGCCTCTGCTACCCGAGCTTCCGCCAGTACCTGCAGGACCACGGCGGGCTCGCGACCCTCTCGGCGTCCTGA
- a CDS encoding YkgJ family cysteine cluster protein, with amino-acid sequence MRKPPLIANAELDRLETWAKYTSGLCKDCNATCCTMPAEVNVNDLIRIGVVDEFERDEPAKNIAKRLLKEGVVERFNQKSGIFTLTRTSNGDCYFLDRKTRLCTVYAKRPDTCRNHPQVGPRPGYCAYRKKTA; translated from the coding sequence ATGAGAAAACCGCCGCTAATTGCCAACGCCGAACTCGACCGCCTGGAAACCTGGGCCAAGTACACCTCGGGCCTGTGCAAGGACTGCAACGCCACCTGCTGCACCATGCCGGCGGAAGTCAACGTCAATGACCTGATCCGCATCGGCGTCGTCGACGAATTCGAGCGCGACGAACCGGCGAAGAACATCGCCAAGCGCCTGCTGAAGGAAGGCGTCGTCGAGCGCTTCAACCAGAAGAGCGGCATCTTCACCCTGACCCGCACCAGCAACGGCGACTGCTACTTCCTCGATCGCAAGACGCGCCTGTGCACCGTCTACGCCAAGCGCCCGGACACCTGTCGCAACCACCCGCAGGTTGGCCCGCGCCCCGGTTACTGCGCGTACCGCAAGAAGACCGCCTGA
- a CDS encoding MATE family efflux transporter, whose product MNPLLEAWRHQPTHRRVWALAAPMILSNVSVPLVTLVDSAVIGHLPHAHQLGAVAVGGGLYTLLVGVLGFLRMGTTGFAAQAAGRSDGGALRRILGQGLLLALGLALLLGLLAVPLTDPALALMRPSAELDTLARQFFHIRLLGLPAALATYALVGWFLGTQNARAPLAILLTTNLINIALDLWFVLGLEWGVAGAARASVIAEWSGALLGLALTRGALRRYPGQPDWTRLRAWASWRPLLMVNRDIFIRSLALQGVFFLLTVQGTRLGDATVAANALLLNGLMVTSYALDGLAHAVEALCGHAIGGRDRTALRRSLVVACGWSLIASLLFVAFFTFGGHLFIALQSDIPEVRATADQYLPYLACLPLIGLWSYLLDGLFIGATRAREMRNAMLLACAASLPLGLLLQPFGNHGLWLTFLCFMLLRGLILGAYAWRLTRHDAWQVPAQT is encoded by the coding sequence ATGAATCCCCTGCTCGAAGCCTGGCGTCACCAGCCAACCCACCGCCGCGTCTGGGCGCTGGCCGCGCCGATGATCCTTTCCAACGTCTCCGTGCCCCTGGTCACCCTGGTGGACAGCGCGGTGATCGGCCACCTGCCGCACGCCCATCAGTTGGGTGCAGTGGCCGTCGGCGGCGGGCTCTATACCCTGCTGGTGGGCGTACTGGGTTTCCTGCGCATGGGCACCACCGGCTTCGCCGCCCAGGCCGCCGGCCGCAGTGACGGCGGTGCGCTGCGGCGAATTCTCGGCCAGGGCCTGTTGCTCGCCCTGGGCCTGGCGCTGCTGCTCGGGCTGCTGGCGGTGCCGCTGACCGATCCGGCGCTGGCGCTGATGCGGCCATCCGCCGAGCTCGACACGCTGGCCCGCCAGTTCTTCCACATCCGCCTGCTCGGCCTGCCGGCGGCGCTGGCCACCTATGCGCTGGTCGGCTGGTTCCTCGGCACGCAGAACGCCCGCGCGCCGCTGGCGATCCTGCTCACCACCAACCTGATCAACATCGCCCTCGACCTGTGGTTCGTGCTTGGCCTGGAATGGGGCGTGGCCGGTGCCGCACGGGCCTCGGTGATCGCCGAATGGAGCGGCGCCCTGCTCGGGCTGGCGCTGACCCGTGGCGCGCTCAGGCGCTACCCCGGCCAACCGGACTGGACGCGTCTGCGCGCCTGGGCGAGCTGGCGGCCGCTGTTGATGGTCAACCGCGACATCTTCATCCGCAGCCTGGCTCTGCAGGGTGTGTTCTTCCTGCTCACCGTGCAGGGCACGCGCCTGGGCGACGCCACGGTGGCGGCCAACGCGCTGCTGCTCAACGGCCTGATGGTCACCTCCTACGCCCTGGATGGCCTCGCCCACGCGGTGGAAGCCCTGTGCGGCCACGCCATCGGCGGCCGCGACCGCACCGCGCTGCGCCGCTCGCTGGTGGTGGCCTGCGGCTGGTCGCTGATCGCCAGTCTCCTGTTCGTCGCCTTCTTCACTTTCGGCGGGCACCTGTTCATCGCCCTGCAGAGCGACATTCCCGAAGTGCGCGCCACCGCCGACCAGTACCTGCCCTACCTCGCCTGCCTACCCCTGATCGGCCTGTGGAGCTACCTGCTGGACGGCCTGTTCATCGGCGCCACCCGCGCCCGCGAGATGCGCAACGCCATGCTCCTGGCCTGCGCCGCAAGCCTGCCGCTGGGCCTTCTGCTGCAACCCTTCGGCAACCACGGTTTGTGGCTGACTTTCCTATGCTTCATGTTGCTGCGCGGACTGATCCTCGGGGCCTACGCCTGGCGACTGACGCGCCACGACGCCTGGCAGGTGCCTGCGCAGACCTGA
- a CDS encoding DUF2214 family protein, translating into MAQAIAAYLHYLSIFILFALLVLEHRLFRLPLDLERARSLIVIDIAYGACAGVVLLTGAARVLWFAKGADYYLHNSLFHAKVGLFVLVALLSILPTMTFLNWRNDLKASRIPQVSARQCKLVTMTIRLELLALLILPLLATLMARGYGMIG; encoded by the coding sequence ATGGCCCAAGCCATTGCCGCCTACCTGCACTACCTGTCGATCTTCATCCTGTTCGCGCTGCTGGTGCTGGAGCACCGCCTGTTCCGCCTGCCGCTGGACCTTGAGCGCGCACGCAGCCTGATCGTCATCGACATCGCCTATGGCGCCTGCGCCGGCGTAGTGCTGCTGACCGGCGCAGCGCGGGTGCTGTGGTTCGCCAAGGGCGCCGATTACTACCTGCACAACAGCCTGTTCCACGCCAAGGTCGGGCTGTTCGTGCTGGTCGCGCTGCTGTCGATCCTGCCGACCATGACCTTCCTCAACTGGCGCAACGACCTCAAGGCCAGCCGTATCCCGCAGGTCAGCGCGCGCCAGTGCAAGCTGGTGACCATGACCATCCGCCTGGAGCTGCTGGCCCTGCTGATCCTGCCGCTGCTGGCCACCCTGATGGCGCGTGGTTACGGAATGATCGGCTGA
- a CDS encoding arylamine N-acetyltransferase: MTPLTPFSAAQLDASLARLGLPVERPAPTLANLDRLIHAALHQLPFENLDVLLEKDVDIDPQAVFAKVVEQQRGGYCFELNSLFARLLTSLDYRVTLLVGRVRWGLPADAPLTPQSHLLLRVDLDEGVHLVDIGFGGPASPRALPLRLNEELPGGWRLTGQLDGELEMAARSSSGWQTLYRFTLQPQSWIDYAMRNWYTSTHPQSVFRLSLRVAISEDGARLSLYNGQFTRRTAAGEVEQRGIADADALLVVLRERFRLWPTERDVPALRRRLAELLAPQG, translated from the coding sequence ATGACCCCGCTCACCCCCTTCAGCGCTGCTCAGCTCGACGCCAGCCTGGCCCGCCTTGGCCTGCCGGTGGAGCGCCCGGCGCCGACCCTGGCAAACCTCGATCGGCTGATCCACGCCGCGCTCCACCAGCTGCCATTCGAAAACCTCGACGTGCTGCTGGAAAAGGATGTGGACATCGATCCGCAGGCGGTCTTCGCCAAGGTGGTGGAACAGCAGCGTGGCGGCTATTGCTTCGAACTGAACAGCCTGTTCGCCCGCTTGCTGACCAGCCTCGACTACCGGGTGACGCTGCTGGTCGGACGGGTACGCTGGGGCTTGCCGGCCGATGCGCCGCTGACCCCGCAGTCGCACCTGCTGCTGCGGGTCGACCTGGACGAAGGCGTGCACCTGGTGGACATCGGCTTTGGCGGCCCGGCATCGCCCCGCGCCCTGCCGCTGCGGTTGAACGAGGAATTACCCGGCGGCTGGCGCCTGACCGGTCAGCTGGACGGCGAGCTGGAGATGGCGGCGCGCTCCAGCTCCGGCTGGCAAACGCTCTATCGCTTCACCCTGCAACCGCAGTCGTGGATCGATTACGCCATGCGCAACTGGTACACCTCGACCCATCCGCAGAGCGTGTTCCGGTTGTCCCTGCGCGTGGCCATCAGCGAGGACGGGGCGCGGCTGTCGTTGTACAACGGCCAGTTCACCCGGCGTACCGCCGCCGGTGAAGTCGAGCAGCGTGGCATCGCGGATGCGGACGCGTTGCTGGTGGTATTGCGCGAGCGTTTCCGCCTGTGGCCGACGGAGCGGGACGTGCCGGCCTTGCGCCGGCGCCTGGCGGAGCTGCTCGCGCCACAGGGGTGA
- a CDS encoding cupin domain-containing protein, with product MNLALGRESRVGLLLVAAVAAGALLWQPWLRPQVQLAENPAHSQAGARPTTQVSRLSCEPLAELPGKVVTTLRVDFPPNAHTPAHRHPGAVTAIVLYGQVRSQMQGLPARTYGPGETWFEPTGELHLFAENPSAREPARLLVVIVSDEHCGPLLIPEPTH from the coding sequence CTGGGCCGTGAATCCCGTGTCGGACTGCTGCTGGTCGCCGCCGTGGCGGCCGGCGCGCTGCTCTGGCAGCCCTGGTTGCGCCCCCAGGTGCAACTGGCCGAAAACCCCGCGCACTCCCAGGCCGGCGCCCGGCCGACCACCCAGGTCAGCCGCCTGTCCTGCGAGCCGCTGGCGGAGCTGCCCGGCAAGGTCGTTACCACCTTGCGGGTGGACTTCCCACCCAACGCCCATACGCCGGCGCACCGGCACCCCGGCGCGGTGACCGCTATCGTCCTGTACGGCCAGGTGCGCTCACAGATGCAGGGCCTGCCGGCGCGGACCTACGGCCCCGGGGAAACCTGGTTCGAGCCCACTGGCGAGTTGCACCTGTTCGCCGAGAACCCCAGCGCCCGCGAGCCGGCCCGGCTGCTCGTGGTGATCGTCAGCGACGAGCACTGCGGCCCGCTGCTGATCCCCGAACCTACCCATTGA